From Bacillus oleivorans:
AGAAAACGGAACCTTTTATGTCAATAAACGAGATTGCTAGATTTTTTGATAGTAAAATGCTATCCGTACAATTTTTACTTCTATTAGTACGAATTAACAATAGTTGGTTAAGGAATATTAGGTAATAACATGCCTAATCGTTATAAAGAAGAAATCAGGCAAAATTAAAATGAAAGGAACTTTGAGTAATGCTTTTCATTGGGGTTATTGCCTTCACAGTTCTATCATTAACTGCCTTTTCGATAAAGGATAAACATCTTCATTTATTTGAATTGTTAGCTATTTGGTTTAGTGCAACAGCTGTAAATGCACCAATCTACTCTTTTTTTCTTGAAAATAAACATTGGATAACAGTACCGGATAACAAAGAACTAGCCATAATTCGTATCATTTATACTGTATTGTTATTTCCTCTTATTATCACATGGATTCTCGATAAGACACTCTTAGTGAAACATATGACTGTAAGATACTTGTGTTATCTTGGAACTCTTGGATTTCTTTTTAATAGGCTATACACTCCATTTACTGGGTATTGTACATTTTAATACTGCCGGAATGTTATGGTATACACCTTTCAAATCGATCCCATTATTAATAGCCCTATTATCAGTTAGAATAATTCGATATCTTATGAGAAAAGATGGGATGTATAATGGCTCAACATACAAGTATTAACCTGTGGTTTAACATCTTCGTATTTCTTCTGGGATGTTATTTCGCTTATCGACTTCCGCAACGATTACCTAGAAGCGTGGCAGCTCTCATCATGACATTCAGTTTAGCAATAGCTTTAGGTTTAGACCATACAATTGGGGTTCCTCCCATAGATTTATATGACACCAACATCGTTCCATGGCTAACCCTCTCGGAAATTCCAACCTGGGGCATGTATCCAATTGCAGCATATTTGTATATTTATCTGTTCGACAAGCTTAATGTTAAGGGCTTTTTTATTCCCTTTTATATTTTGTGCTGGTCCTTATTGGGAACTATATTTGAAGGACTAGCGAAAAACTTTAATGTTTTTATACACAAAGACTGGGAGCTCCGATATTCATTCCTTGTCTATTTATTTACTCAATTATTAACATTCATTTTATTTAGGATTTTAATGAACACATACCGAAAAAGGGAAGCCTCTTGATTTGACATTGCTAAAAAAAAAAAACAAAAGTGTAACCTTTGTTTTGGTTTTTATGTTCTGATACGCGTTACCCGATTATTACCCATTTGATTGATGAGCGACGATTTATTTTTACATTTTAAGTTAAAAGAGTGACTGACGCGAATCAGTCACTTAGATTTTATTCAAAGCTTCCGCTAACTCATTTTATTATTTTGTTAAAACGTTCTCTTCCAATACAGCAAATTTGTCTCCGTATATTTTAATAATATGGTTTTCTCCCCATGCACAAAGAGCATCTAAAATGCTTTGCAAGCTCCATCCATACTCACTTAACTCATACTCCACTTTCGGAGGAACCTGATTGTAAACAATTCTGTTAATAATACCGTCTTCCTCTAGTTCTCGTAATTGTTGGGTTAACATTTTTTGCGTAATATCTGGCATAAGCCGTTTTAATTCACTAGTTCGTTTTTTTCCATGTGTCAGGTGGCATAGAATTACCCCTTTCCACTTTCCTCCAATGACTTCCAGAGTTGCTTCTACAGCTATATTGTATTTCTTTTTCTTCATATTTATCTCCTCCAAATATATAGGCACTAAAAAGTACCTATGGTACCTTGAAGTATCTATATTACTTTAAAGTGCGTACTTCTCATAATTCTTCATATATCCCATAATAGCATTTGCCGATTAAAATTTATAGGATTGATTGATTGCTAGATCAAGTTCATTTATACAATTACACCATTTTTTAGGAGGAAAAAATACATGTCTTTAGAAAAAAAACGAAGTACGTTAGCACTGCTTGCTTTGGCAGTCAGTGCATTCGCAATCGGTACTACAGAATTTATTAGTGTTGGGCTATTGCCTCTCATAGCAGAGGATTTACAAATATCTGTTACAACAGCAGGTTTAACCGTTTCATTATACGCCTTAGGAGTTACATTTGGTGCACCGATTCTTACATCTCTTACTTCGGGCATATCACGTAAAGCTTTATTGCTTTGGATAATGATTGTTTTTATTATAGGAAACAGTATCGCAGCTGGAGCTAACAGTATTGAGGTTTTACTTGCAGCGCGTGTAATTTCGGCATTTTCACACGGTGTTTTCATGTCAATCGGCTCTACCATTGCGGCAGATTTAGTACCAGAAAATCGACGGGCAAGTGCCATTTCGATTATGTTTACTGGACTAACAGTCGCCACTGTTACTGGTGTTCCATTTGGAACATTTATTGGTCAGCAATTTGGCTGGAGAATAGCCTTTCTTGTCATTGTAGCTGTCGGTTTAATTGCATTAATCGCCAATAGTGTCCTTGTTCCATCTGATCTCCGCAAAGGAAATCGAACAACATTTCGCGATCAATTTAAATTGGTTACAAACAAACGCCTACTCTTAATTTTTATCATTACGGCTTTAGGCTATGGCGGAACATTTGTCGTCTTTACCTATTTATCACCATTACTGCAAAATATTACAGGATTTAAACCAGGAACAGTTGCAGTGATTCTTTTGATATACGGGATTGCCATTGCAATTGGCAACATGATAGGCGGAAAGCTATCCAACCAAAATCCAATAAAGGCATTATTTTATATGTTTATCGTACAAGCCATAGTCCTATTTATCTTGTTCTTTACGGTACCATTTAAACTTGCCGGATTGATTACGATCTTCCTCATGGGGCTTATGGCCTTTATGAATGTGCCAGGATTACAGGTTTACGTGGTCATGTTAGCAGAACGCTTCGTACCTGCGGCGGTAGATGTTGCATCAGCTATTAATATTGCTGCATTCAACGCGGGGATTGCAATCGGGTCCTATTTGGGCGGAGTCATTACAGACTCTATTGGACTCATTCACACTACCTGGGCAGGAGGGCTAATGGTGCTTATAGCCGTGATATTAACAGGCTGGAGCAGAAAACTTGAAAAACGATAAATAAAGGAGGTGATTAACTAAATAATAATAAACAAATGGAGCTCACCATAATTTCCTTAAAACAATAATTGGAGGTTTATTGATAATGATTAAAGGCTTACAAGATACAACTACTTTGCATAATGGAGTTAAAATGCCGCGGCTTGGTATTGGCGTATTTAAAGTTGAACAAGGTCCTGAATTAGTTCATGCTGTTAAATTTGCCATTAAACATGGGTATCGCAGCATTGATACAGCCGCCATTTATGAAAATGAGGAAAGCGTTGGTCAAGCGATCCGTGAAGGGCTGGATGAAGCAGGCATATCTAGAGAAGAACTATTTGTTACATCCAAAGTATGGAACTCCGATTTAGGGTACGAATCGACCATTAATGCTTATGAAACAAGCTTAAAGAAACTAGGTCTTGATTATTTAGATTTATACCTTATCCACTGGCCAGTTCAAGGTAAATACAAAGAAGCGTGGCGGGCATTAGAGACTCTTTATAAACAAGGCAAAGTAAAGGCTATTGGAGTTAGTAATTTTCAGGTCCATCATCTTGAAGACTTAATGAAGGATGCAGAAATAAAACCAATGGTCAATCAAGTTGAATACCATCCACGATTAACCCAGAAAGAAGTTCATGCCTTTTGCCAGGAGCATGGCATTCAGTTAGAAGCTTGGTCACCTTTAATGCAAGGTCAATTATTGGATAATCCAGTTTTGCAAGAAATCGCTAATACCTATAACAAAACCATTGCACAAATTATTATAAGATGGGATTTGCAAAACGGAGTTGTAACCATTCCAAAATCTACGAAAGAACATCGCATTGTCGAGAACGCTTCAGTCTTTGATTTTGAGCTGACGAAAGAAGACATGTGGCGAATTGGTCAGCTAAATCAAAATTATCGCGTAGGACCCGATCCTGACAACTTTGACTTCTAGTTTATTAAAAATCAAAATAGACGCTTCCCTTCATACGGCAGCGTCTATTTTTACTTTTCAATTATTATATTAAGCTTTTATTTTTCACATGGATATAGGTGACGGCTAATGCCAGTACCAGGACGGTTCCCTTCACAATGTCAAAGGCATAGTAAGGCAGATTCAAAATCGTTAATCCATTGAGTAAGATTCCGATGACAGCTGCACCAAAAAAAGTTCCAATCGCGTTGGGCTTCCCAGCACCTAGTACGGAGTACCCGACAAAAACTGCTGCAACCGCCTCCATCAGCAACGGTGCACCGGCATCAATCTGCCCAGAGCCTACCCGTGCTGCAAATAAAATACCGGCTAAGGAGGCAAAAATGCCTGAAACGACATAAGAGATACACTTAACTTTACGGACGCTGATTCCTGATAATGTTGCTGCCTCAGCATTTCCGCCTGTCATATAAAGAATACGTCCCCATCTGGTAAAATTCAAAACTACATAAGCTATAATTACTAATAAAATCATAATCCAAACAGGGACAGGAATCCGAAGCAGCTGTCCTTGTCCAATCCATAAAAAGGCTTGTGAGAACTCACCAATTGCCGTTCCCCCAGACGTTAGCGGCATATGATTGTAAATCGAATAGCCCTCTGTATAGGTACGATGAAGTCCTGCTACGATATACATCGAACTTAGAGTAGCCAATAAATCCGGGATACCAACGACCACAATTAAAAAACTATTAAATAAGCCAACCGCTGCCCCCACCAGAATAGGTAAAATAAGGACAAGCCAAAGCGGGAGATCATACCAAACCATTAGTGAGGCAGTAATGACAGTAGATAATGACATGGTCGAACCTACTGATAAATCAAAACCGCCTACAACTAATGTAAACGTAATTCCTAGTGCAAGTACGGTCACAATAGAAATCGATCTCAGAATATCCGTTAAGTTTCCGTACGTAAAGAAGGCTTCACTAATCATGCTAAAATAAAGGACGATTATTAATAAAAGGGCAATTGCACCGTATTTAAATAGAAATTGGATGCTTTTCTCTTTCATGCTGGTCTTCCTTTCCCCCGCTTGCATATAACAAGATCCGTTCTTGGGTTGCTTCTCCTTGAGCAAATTCTTTTACAACTCGGCCATCATACATAACCAAAATCCGATCTGAAATCGTTAATATTTCGTGAATTTCACTAGACAGATAGAGAATACCCTTCCCCTCTTCGGAAAGGTCGCGGATGAGATTATAAATATCATTTTTAGCTCCTATATCCACACCCTTTGTCGGTTCATCAAACAAGTAAACACTGGATTCCTGTGACATCCATTTGCCAATAGCGACTTTTTGCTGATTTCCGCCACTCAAATGATGTATGGGTGTCTCAGTACTTCCTGCTTTAATTTGCAAGAAAGAAATAATATGTTCTGTAAAGGTTCTTTCAGATTTATGATTGATGAACAAGCCTTTTGTGAATTTTTTTAAGTTTGGAAAAGTCGCGTTTTTTCTAACGGATTCGTGGATAAATAAACCTTCTTTCCGGCGTTCTTCAGGTATAAGCACCATTCCTGCTTCGATCGCGTCGCTTGGATGCTTAACTTTTACTGCTTGATCAGTAACGTTAATCGTCCCTTTTAATACAGGAGTAACTCCCATTAGGCTTTTGGCAAGCTCTGTCTTTCCTGCCCCAACTAGGCCAACAACTCCAACAATCTCACCAGCACATACAGAGAATGAAATATCATGCAGTTTTCTTTCGGCAGATAATTCCTTTATTTCGAGTACTGACCTTCCAATTCGTTTCTCCCTTTCGCCATGGTTTGTGGAAAGAGATCTACCAAGCATTAATTCTACAACTTGCTCCGGTGTAGTAATTGTTGTATCCAAAGTCCGAACTACAGTCCCTTCCCGCATAATTGTAATTTGATCACAAATTTCAAATACTTCAGGAAGGCGATGCGTAATGAAAATGATCCCTACTCCTTTATTTTTTAAGCTTTTTATCACTTTAAATAATTGCTCTGCTTCATGTATAGATAACGGTGCTGTCGGTTCATCAAATATGATTACTTTTGCTGAGTGGACAAGGGCACGGGCAATTAACACAATCTGCTTCTCTGCTAAAGAAAGCTCAGATGCTGGCCAATGTAATTCAATATGATCGGCATGAACTTGTTTTAATATTTGACGGGCTTTTTCATACAGCTTTCTTTTCGAAATAAAAACATCCTTGCTTGATGCAAACGTATCTAGCAAAATATTTTCTGCTGCAGACATTTGAGGAACGATTGCCGTATCGACTTCCTGATAGACGCAATAGATACCTTGAATTTTTGCCGCTTTTGGCGATTTGAATCTCATACTTTCTCCGTTTAACAAAATCTCTCCTCGATCCTGTTCATAAACACCCGAAAGTATATTCATCAGTGTACTTTTTCCTGCACCATTTGCTCCGAGAAGAGCATGAACTTCACCACTTTTCAGTTGGAAGCTCGCGTTTTTCAATGCTGTTGCTGATCCGAACTTCTTTTCAATATTTCTCATTACAAGTGAAGTTTCTCGCATAGACAATCACCCCCGAAATATTCATAGGTGAACTTTTGTTAAAGCTTTTAAGACGATCCGGATTCCCCTTGCCTTACTGGCCTTCCAATTCCTTTAATACCTCTGTATATCCTTGTTCACTTGCTCCCCAGCCTTTAATATACTCATGAAGTTCATTAGTTGTAATCTGCTCTTGCGGAAGACTTGCCTGATCAACAAACACAGGATCAAGCACTATTTTTTCAGGAGGATTGTCTCCATTTAATTTTTGATAGAGATACCTTACCTGGATTCGGCCAATATCTGTTGGATCTACAGCCGCAGAAGCAACCCATGGACTGTTTTCTTGCTGCATCAATTGTAAATCCTCGTCACTCATATCGATCCCGTATACTTTAATATCTGTTCTCCCTGCTTGCTCTAAAGCACGTACAGCTCCTTTGGCAAACTCATCCCAAGCTGCCCAAACCGCAGTAATTTCACCTTCATTTGGGTATTGTTTTAGAATAGCTTCCATTTGTGCTTGTGTATCTAGAGCTGTATTGGCTGTCGCGGCTCCAAATGCAGCTACTTCTTTAATGCCTGGGTTATTATTCAAAAACTCAGCATAAGCCACTTGCCGTCTTTCCATTGGAGCAAAGCCGGCTACCCAAATTTTTACTATATTGGCGCTGCCGCTTGCATCTTCTGCCAGTTTATTCAAAGTTAACTCTGCCATTTTCTCATCGCCTTGCTGTAAAACAGGTACGCCTTCCACGCTCACGTCAGCATCAAAGGCAACTACAGGTATACCTGCAGCTATTGCTTTTTCTACACCTGGTGTCAGTGCTTCTTTTGTGCCATGATCAATTAAGATTCCATCAAACCCTTGGTTAATCGCTGCATCCAAATGAGATGCCATTTTCGCAAGGTCCCCATCAGAAGTAAAGACCGTAACAGAACCGCCGAACTTTTCTGCCTGCTCCTCGACTCCAGCAATATATTGTGCAGAGAAGGTTCCAAGGTTAATTTGCATAATAAGAGCGATTTTTTTATTTGCGAGCGGATGGTCTGTATTCGTTTTGGTTTCAGAAGGATGACTAGCTTCCTGTGCGCCCGCTCCCGTACCTTGTGGCTGACACCCGACCAGTAAAGTTCCAGCTAGTAAAATGACAAACATAAAAACATGTAATCTTTTTTTCATAATCCAATTTTCACCCCTATTTGACTGCCAATCAGGCTTTTAATATTTTCTTGATAGTTCGGATACAGGATCCCTTTTTCCGTAATAATGGCGGTTATATATTTTGCTGGTGTGACATCGAATGCAGGATTAAAAACTTTTGTATTTTCTGGGGCAATCCGGATGTCACCTAAATGAGTGACCTCTTCAGCCTTTCGTTCTTCTATTGGAATCTCTGTTCCGCTTGCAATGGTTAAATCAAAAGTTGAGGATGGTGCGGCTACATAAAAAGGAATATCAAAAGCATTTGCTAATATGGCTAAACCTAAGGTTCCAATTTTATTGGCTGTGTCGCCATTAGCAGCAATCCGATCCGCTCCTACAATGATGGCTTCAATCTGTTTCGACTGAATCGTGTGTGCAGCCATGCTGTCGGTAATTAACGTGGCATCTACTCCTGATTGCTGCAGCTCCCACACAGTTAGTCTGGACCCTTGAAGGACTGGGCGAGTTTCGCAGGCAAAGACACAGAACTGTTTCCCTCTTTCAGCCCCAAGATGAAAAGGCGCAAGGGCGGTACCATATTTGGCAGTAGCAATCGATCCGGCATTACAAATCGTCA
This genomic window contains:
- a CDS encoding sugar ABC transporter substrate-binding protein, with the translated sequence MKKRLHVFMFVILLAGTLLVGCQPQGTGAGAQEASHPSETKTNTDHPLANKKIALIMQINLGTFSAQYIAGVEEQAEKFGGSVTVFTSDGDLAKMASHLDAAINQGFDGILIDHGTKEALTPGVEKAIAAGIPVVAFDADVSVEGVPVLQQGDEKMAELTLNKLAEDASGSANIVKIWVAGFAPMERRQVAYAEFLNNNPGIKEVAAFGAATANTALDTQAQMEAILKQYPNEGEITAVWAAWDEFAKGAVRALEQAGRTDIKVYGIDMSDEDLQLMQQENSPWVASAAVDPTDIGRIQVRYLYQKLNGDNPPEKIVLDPVFVDQASLPQEQITTNELHEYIKGWGASEQGYTEVLKELEGQ
- a CDS encoding winged helix-turn-helix transcriptional regulator, coding for MKKKKYNIAVEATLEVIGGKWKGVILCHLTHGKKRTSELKRLMPDITQKMLTQQLRELEEDGIINRIVYNQVPPKVEYELSEYGWSLQSILDALCAWGENHIIKIYGDKFAVLEENVLTK
- a CDS encoding aldo/keto reductase; this encodes MIKGLQDTTTLHNGVKMPRLGIGVFKVEQGPELVHAVKFAIKHGYRSIDTAAIYENEESVGQAIREGLDEAGISREELFVTSKVWNSDLGYESTINAYETSLKKLGLDYLDLYLIHWPVQGKYKEAWRALETLYKQGKVKAIGVSNFQVHHLEDLMKDAEIKPMVNQVEYHPRLTQKEVHAFCQEHGIQLEAWSPLMQGQLLDNPVLQEIANTYNKTIAQIIIRWDLQNGVVTIPKSTKEHRIVENASVFDFELTKEDMWRIGQLNQNYRVGPDPDNFDF
- a CDS encoding MFS transporter is translated as MSLEKKRSTLALLALAVSAFAIGTTEFISVGLLPLIAEDLQISVTTAGLTVSLYALGVTFGAPILTSLTSGISRKALLLWIMIVFIIGNSIAAGANSIEVLLAARVISAFSHGVFMSIGSTIAADLVPENRRASAISIMFTGLTVATVTGVPFGTFIGQQFGWRIAFLVIVAVGLIALIANSVLVPSDLRKGNRTTFRDQFKLVTNKRLLLIFIITALGYGGTFVVFTYLSPLLQNITGFKPGTVAVILLIYGIAIAIGNMIGGKLSNQNPIKALFYMFIVQAIVLFILFFTVPFKLAGLITIFLMGLMAFMNVPGLQVYVVMLAERFVPAAVDVASAINIAAFNAGIAIGSYLGGVITDSIGLIHTTWAGGLMVLIAVILTGWSRKLEKR
- a CDS encoding ABC transporter permease, producing MKEKSIQFLFKYGAIALLLIIVLYFSMISEAFFTYGNLTDILRSISIVTVLALGITFTLVVGGFDLSVGSTMSLSTVITASLMVWYDLPLWLVLILPILVGAAVGLFNSFLIVVVGIPDLLATLSSMYIVAGLHRTYTEGYSIYNHMPLTSGGTAIGEFSQAFLWIGQGQLLRIPVPVWIMILLVIIAYVVLNFTRWGRILYMTGGNAEAATLSGISVRKVKCISYVVSGIFASLAGILFAARVGSGQIDAGAPLLMEAVAAVFVGYSVLGAGKPNAIGTFFGAAVIGILLNGLTILNLPYYAFDIVKGTVLVLALAVTYIHVKNKSLI
- a CDS encoding sugar ABC transporter ATP-binding protein; this translates as MRETSLVMRNIEKKFGSATALKNASFQLKSGEVHALLGANGAGKSTLMNILSGVYEQDRGEILLNGESMRFKSPKAAKIQGIYCVYQEVDTAIVPQMSAAENILLDTFASSKDVFISKRKLYEKARQILKQVHADHIELHWPASELSLAEKQIVLIARALVHSAKVIIFDEPTAPLSIHEAEQLFKVIKSLKNKGVGIIFITHRLPEVFEICDQITIMREGTVVRTLDTTITTPEQVVELMLGRSLSTNHGEREKRIGRSVLEIKELSAERKLHDISFSVCAGEIVGVVGLVGAGKTELAKSLMGVTPVLKGTINVTDQAVKVKHPSDAIEAGMVLIPEERRKEGLFIHESVRKNATFPNLKKFTKGLFINHKSERTFTEHIISFLQIKAGSTETPIHHLSGGNQQKVAIGKWMSQESSVYLFDEPTKGVDIGAKNDIYNLIRDLSEEGKGILYLSSEIHEILTISDRILVMYDGRVVKEFAQGEATQERILLYASGGKEDQHEREKHPISI
- the mtnA gene encoding S-methyl-5-thioribose-1-phosphate isomerase, coding for MTVPISIKWHAEKLAILNQQKLPTEIHYLTLETIEDVYDAIVTLKVRGAPAIGITAAYGLAFGANRHKTANLKEFYQLLQEDSRYLAGTRPTAVNLFWALERLMKAVKNANTVNHAKTILIEEAKRIHEEDEATCRLIGEYGLELLKTAQNVMTICNAGSIATAKYGTALAPFHLGAERGKQFCVFACETRPVLQGSRLTVWELQQSGVDATLITDSMAAHTIQSKQIEAIIVGADRIAANGDTANKIGTLGLAILANAFDIPFYVAAPSSTFDLTIASGTEIPIEERKAEEVTHLGDIRIAPENTKVFNPAFDVTPAKYITAIITEKGILYPNYQENIKSLIGSQIGVKIGL